In Glycine soja cultivar W05 chromosome 10, ASM419377v2, whole genome shotgun sequence, the genomic stretch AACAAAAAAGACAAACCAAGAGAAGAGTCCAATGAGATGTGTCGACCACTGTAGCTAGGTCCTCTCCTGTGCTATTTCCTCGATTGTTTGCAATCCCATGTACACATCAAACCTTCCTGCACTAAAAttgttcaaagttcaaaaacaCAACACTTAATTAATTAGCACTACTGTGTCACAGCCCCAACTATATATTGAGAAATTCTACGTCTCAGAtatgattattaattattctacttatttcaatttctccactgtaataaataaaagtaaaagtagattctctatatataactttcatttttttttccttacacCTATTATTACTACGAGGCCCATTTTGGTGTAATCAATTTGAACATGACCCAAACTCAATTAACTTTCTGaaaaattaactataaaatttaaattaagtatGTAACATGTCAAAGAGATTATTAAACAAAtgttaatattatcatttatgttatatgattattttttttttttggactaaAAAGTAAGCAGAAGGGACTATTTTGATCATTATTTTCAAGATTTATTCTTCAtcttaatcattatttttttaaatctagtAATTAAGATTGATTATTGattacaattattatattttaagaaaataaataaatgatttttttagtgttaTACTATTTTGATCTCTCCTCAAAAGTAATTAATAGTTGTattttgagagattttttttatagaaattttcttattttgaaatattaatgtgataatatatatatttctaaggATTAAAATGGTGTTTTCCCTTCAGTTTTCCATAGTATTTAAAATTGACACCATTTAGTTCCCAATGTGACGTCGGTCTTATAGATGGTGGCTACATAGCTACAATAGAAATGCCATTTGTCTCACATGATCGAagtagacaattttttttttgtcggtGAAAAAGAGAATATATTAATTAGCCAATGAGGATGAGAAATACCcagaaaaaataatacaagtaaagttcatggaaaaataaataaatgtatatttGAGGAGTTCTATACCTTGAAAGGAAtggtgaaatgaaaataaagaaagcaCTAGGTGagacaaaatcacaaaaatatagaaaactaCACTCTTttagcattatatatatatatatatatatatatatatatatatatatatattacatatatattataaaatgtttccataaaaaatattataaaatgttattttaattcgTAAAAGGTTAAATTATACTTTAATCCTTCCTTTTCAATTAGAATCAGTTTGACTGATTGTAGAATGAAAAagatttagtttaatttcttatactttaaaaagtttaatttcattctttatgtttttaatccaTCAATTTAGAATTAACGTCCTtatttcaaccaaaaaaaaaattaacacccttaacatttttaatatattagtagTTAAAAATTCACTCAAAacattcttttaattataaggtaaataaataaagaacttaaattttactgtctgagagtcttttttttttttttaccacaaGAATAGAAgacaaatagaaaaaatttacaacaattCACGTGTTACTCAACTAATAGAGCTAGAGTGCTatacttcctttttctttttactagGAGACTTTATTTAACTTAGAGAGTGATTAACCtggatatttattaaattttgataatcttttattaattatcGCACTCAAATTTATCAGCAATAATTTGTCTAAAATTTTTGCATTTATTTTGTATGAAAAATTGTATTTGGACAGATCAACCCACAAATTATAATCTATAActatttaaaagaattattttcaaGGTGTTTTATCTAACAATTAGGAACATTGTGAATTGATATCGTTTCACAACCAAACATATACTCCGTGCCAGTTTAATATATAAGGAATGCCAGGATATTATTCCTAAACATTAAGGAAATGTTagcatttttaatcttttccccACTCTAGACATTGATTTATGCACACTTATGTCAGGATATTATTTCTGAACATCaagtaattttgttaattatattaCCCTTAAGACCATTGCCAATAAAACTTTCATTGAAAATCATAATACTTGATGTTATCCATCGATAAACCTTtctatttattctttttgttagccaattatcctaattttttctaacatgtatttatatttatataatcctAATTTTATTTGTAGTCCTGCATTGGTCTAGTGTTCAAGCAACTTGAACTGGGGttcataaatgaattttttttcttagagaAAGCCACATCATACTGTTCTAAAACACGGGAAGTGTTAACCCTACAATACCATTAATTctacctttcattttttttattctttctttgtgCTTCCAGCATGCCAAACTAGCACACTGCACAGTCAAACACAGAACTAGACATGCCCTAAAACATGTGAAGTGTTTTGAGTGCCTGAAATGTGTCAATCATCACGGACAAGACTGTTCTTGGCACTTCATCTACCACAAACATGAGTTTGTCTGAGATAAAGAGGACTAATTCTAAAAGATGGTTTCATAGAGGCAATTTGAGGGGTTCTTCATCACTTATCCCTACTACAAAGCACTCAAAACACACaaccagcaaaaaaaaaaattgaagttccaCAACCTAGGTCTTGCAATGCAAAACTCAGAGCAGagaaattccataaaaaaaatatatttcaacatACAGCAGCAATATTTCAGTTAGCAAAAATTGTTCTAATTATATCCAAATCGGAGCAAAAGTGTTGGAAAAAACAGGGAACTCAAAACCCAAAACAGaataagcaaaaaaaacaaaaagatgaaATAACTTACTGTGTAAGAGCTCCAAACCAGAAGAGACGAAGGTATAGCGTGCACTGCAATGTAGATGAAATTTAAAAGATGAAACCCTAGGAAGAGCAAGAACCGATAACCTTTATtctcattcttttctttctttctaaaagTACTGTATCACCATAACCTTTACTCTTTCTTGTCTTTGTTTCAAAAAGCACTATACCTTTACTCTCTTTCTTTCAAAAGCACTACAGGTTACTTTTCACgttttttgcattttctttgttttgttttttctttttctttttcacgttttctttcctttttctttcttttattttttcttttcatcatttttgacgtcattttctttttcttttcttttgttttctctgttttttttcttttctcttttatctcttttttttcttttctctttattattattattattattattattattattattatatttaaattatttttttcacatttagcttcttttttatttctttttcttctagtgttctttcttccttcctttttctttcttttctttcttttatttttttttcttttcatcatttttatgtcctttttctttttaggttcgaattgaaataaaaactgAACAACGATGGTGAAGTGTTAATTAAACTAACCAAGTTGCGCTTGTCTTGAAGTACTTAGGTTCGGATTGAGGCTTGGAGGTCTTGGCTCTTTTAGCTCGAGGCTGAGCTTTGGGCTTGTTATCTTCGGTGCATCGTGTATGGCTTCTTGACCCTGCTTCGTCTTTCTCTTAGCTCCTCTCCTCATTGTGCTCGCTAGAACCAAACagggaagaaagagaaataGGGTTGGCTTTGGGGCTGAACCCTGATAGAAGGCGTTGGATCTGATTCATGGTTGTCAAATATTTCTCTTTCATTGGCGCTTCATTTTCCCTTTCTTcatcaaatattttctatttttcaaatatttatttatgtaatttgttgacagtatttttatctatattataataaataacatgaatttcttaatataaataaaaaatattatcactaaattagaaacattattttgaaagataaatataatatataaaataaaaaaacttatataaatatacatattctaatatatgtgaatattattttttacatatattaagattaagatatttttattatttattaaaatagtattttttatttatatttaactttatttaatcaagtggttaattttttaaagaattaaattatatagtaaataaatgtacttaaataaaatgagaaaatttttctatttttaaaatatttatttatgtagttTATTGACAGTATTTCTATTtatgttataataaaaaaatatgaatttctaaatatagataaaaatactGTCACTAATTAGAAACAtagttttaaaagataaatacaatatataaaataaaatttttatataaatataccgattctaatttatgtgaataatattttttacatatattaagattaagttacttttattatttattagaacaacattttttatttatatttaactttatgtAATCAAgtggttattttttaaaagaattaaattatattgcaaataaatgtacttaaataaaatgagaaaattttctatttttaaaatattgatttgtgTAATTTATTGACAGTATTTTTATCTATGttacaataaataacataaatttattaatataggtaaaaaaatattgccACTAAAtcagaaacattattttaaaagataaatataatatataaaataaataaacttatataaatatacctattctaatttatgtgaataatattttttacatatattaagattaagttatttttattatttattagaatagtatttttttatttatatttaactttatgtAACCAAgcggttattttttaaaataattaaattatataaaaataaatgtactcgaataaaatgaaatatttttatttttaaaacatttatttatgtaatttatttataatatttttatctataatacattaaataacatgaatttcttagtatagataaaaaaatattgtcactaaattagaaatattattttaaaagataaatataatatataaaataaaaacttatataagtatacctattctaatttatgtgaatagtactttttacatatattaagattaagttaattttgttatttattataatagtatttttattatatttaactttatgtAACAAGTGGttatttttaagagaattaaattatataataatatatgtactcaataaaatgaaatattttatatttttagaatatttatttatgtaatatattgacagtattttttttatctataataaataaataacatgaatttcttattataaataaaaatattgtcactaaattagaaacattattttaaaagataaatataatatataaaataaaaacttatataaatatacctattctaatttatgtgaatagtaatttttgcatatattaagattaagttacttttattatttattagaacattattttttatttatatttactttatgtAATCAAGTGGTTATTTATATTAGTCCGCACCCGCCTCGCGACCtagtttttaaagaaatacttaaatttgaaaataaatatagttttttctcttaaaaaaagtcaattacactcaattatatatatatattttaaaaaaatcttaataaatcTCTAACAAATACtcaattacaaaaattttaatacaaccaaatcaattttcaacaaaatcaaaagaaattttGGATTAGGCTTTTAGGATTAATTTAGTTTGAGTTGGCCTTGGTTAGTAGTTGTGGGCTTGTAGGTCAACCCATGAATCCCGTCGTCCAAACCCACACAGCTTGCGGATTATGTTGGACGAACCCAAAATCTTGCATAGCCAtggattttataaaacaaaaaaaatggtttgTGGCTTGCGCAAACCACAGACCTTGCTATCTGATTCATGAACCCGAGTCTGTTTATCCACCCCTAATTAAAATCAGTAACTCAAATGGGAATTAAAAATAGGAGGACTAATTTGGTGAAATTATAGGTAAAATAGGGGGACATATTTTGCAATTAAGCCTTAAATCAAAGTAAATTTGGGATTTTAGTGAATACATATGTTACGCATTGCATCTTATTGGGTCTTGCTCAATACACATGTTGTACTAAAGTCAAATTAGATCTTCATCAATGCATAAATTTTACTTATGTCATATTTAAACTTATTGAATAATTCTCGTGTTACACTTATatcttatattttgaattacctaattttataaattttcattatcatatattttcagTCTATAAAGggtatttattatcatttttaaatatttattttgtaaaaagcacaaattaaaagactaatgaTAAGCATGCCTTATttatcttaatcaaataatgtaaatattaatttcttaattgaaaaatattgctAATAtactaatttcaatattttctagtataaaatatatttaagtatattatatatttataataaatacaatatttttttacttcactTATatgagtgaataggcaatttagtccttgAGATTGTAACcactttgcatattagtccctgacttaaattttaattcataatagtcCCTAACTTTACCTCCGTTATGCAACTAAGTCCCTGCTGTTAAAATCTAATTTCCTCCGTTAGTCAAATGTCTATTTGGCAAATGTAAGCATCCAATGTGGCAGGTTTGAGTCCAAGTCAGCAATATTATGTGGCAAGGCAAGgactgaattgaaaaattaggtttaaaagaaatcaaaaatGAAGTAAACCCATTTTCCCTTTCACTGTTGCTCTTCCCTCCCATTCTCGTGATTGAGGGTTCGCGCTTTTTGTCAGGTTGGTGGTTTCATTCAATTCGTTTGCATTGTTTTGGTGGTTTGATTTGGGGTTTTACATGTTCGAGGGGTTTCATCTGTGGCATTGTCTTCGCGCTTCGTAGGGAGGTTTATGATCGTTTATTATTTTCGTTTATGATGCTCTGTTTTTATAGATGACaatgtttttggtttttgattGTATCTTCGCGGTTTTTGACAATGTCAATGTCTTCGCGCTTTTTGAGGtaggtttttttatttcctaatatCTGACCATGTTTGCGGTTTCTGATTGTGTAGAATGAATGACAATATAACTTTAGTATTGCACCATGGAGGAAGATTCACTCCACGTGCCAGTGATGGAAAGGTTGAATATATAGGCGGAGAATTTGACGTTTGGGAGGATATATCTGCAGATTGCCTGAATGCATTTATCTTATATGATCTGGTGAAGCTTGTAAGAAGTATAGTAATATAGGAGAATGTTTTTGGTTGATTGATAAGGACTTAGATTTTAATCATGGGTTAAGGAGTTGTACAACTGATGGAGATATATTACACTTAGTTAGGGATGcttttgaaaatgagaatgagataaatgtttattttcatcatgAAGTAGATCCAATTTTAGAAGAAGTCCCACAAATGTTGTACTTGGAATGTGATCCAATTCGAAAAGCTGTTGAGAATGAGGATGATTTAGATGATGTACCTGTTGCTGCCATGAGGAAGGTAAGTTTTAATTCATCTGTACTTGGTCCGACATGGTtaccataattaattaatatgattaatttttactttatcaCCATTGATGCAGATGTTGGTGCTGGAGAGCAGAGAGATGCTGGTGAGCAGATGGATGCTGGTAAGCAGAGGGATGGTGGTGAGCAGAGGGATATTGATGCTGGTGAGCAAAGAGATGGTAGTGAGCAAAGGGATACTGATGCTGGTGAGCAAAGAGATGGTAGTGAGCAGAGGGATGCTTGAAGCTGGTGAGGAGAGAGATGCTGATGGTGAAGAGAGAGATGTTGCTGATAGTGAGGAGGAAAAGGAAGTTGACAGTGATGAGACAGATGCTGAGTGGTTTATAAATTTCTCTTGTATGTTGAATGAAGTTGAAGCTGAAGTTGAGACAGATGGTTATCATTCAGAGGAGCTTAATATCCCCATTAgtagtgatgatgaagatgaggatgttgaAGTTTATCCTCAATATAGTCAAAGTAGTGGAGCTGGTGAACAGAAGTTGGAATTAGGGATGGAGTTTGGTACTCTAGATGAATTTAAATCTGCCTTGAGGGAGTATAGCATATTGATGGGCAGGGAGTTCAAGTGGAAGAAGAATGATAAATAGAGGGCTAGAGCAAAATGCAAGAAGCATTTTGTGATTGGGAAATCTACTGTGCAAAGAATGAAGTTAGAAACTCTTTTCAGATAAAGACATTTAAGCATAACCATAATTGCTGCAGAGAAGTGAACAACAAACAAGCAAATAGACAGTGGGTGGTCAGTAAACTTGAGGGCAAACTCAGATTGCAGCCAACCCTTAAATGTGTTGAAGCTTTGGAATATTTCAAGCAAGAGTTTGGAGTGCACATTGAAGTTACAAAGATGTGGAGAGCCATGAAAGAAGCAAAGCAATTAGTGGAAGGAATGAGAGGAAACAATATGCCAAAGTATttgattatgcacatgaattgtTGAGGAGCAATCCTGGATCAACAGCTAAGATCAGCACAGTGCCAAGTCCAGAAGGTCCACCACAATTTCAGAGGCTATATATTTGTCTTGCTGGCTGTAAGAAGGGGTTTGTTGCTGGATGTAGACCATTCATAGGTCTAGATGGATGTTTCCTAAAGAGTGCATTTGGAGGAAACTTGCTCTCTGCTGTTGGGCTTGATGGCAATAACCACATATATGTTATTGCTTATGTTGTTGTGGACATTGAGAACAAAAGACAATTGGAAATGGTTTTTAACTTTGTTGCATGAAGATCTTGGGGATTACATACAGAATGGGTGGAATTTCATGTCAGACATGCAAAAGGTATGGCATGGTGTGATTTGCAATTGTTATCATAAGTTAGGTATTTAATTGAAGTTAATGACATAAGTTAGGGACTAGTCCAGAAGTATTTACTACTTTGCTGCAATTTTTCAGGGACTTATTCCAGCTTTACAGGAAGTCATGCCTGGTGCACCTCATAGATTTTGTGTCTTGCATCTTTGGAAAAATTTTACAAAGCAATGGAAAAGCAAGGAACTTAAAGGAATTGTGTGGCAATGTGCAAAATCCACTACTGTTGCTGAGTTTGAAGGCCATATGGCCCATTTGAAGACAATCAACTGCCAGGCTTGGGAGTATTTGAATAAATGGCCCAAACAAGCACGGACAAAAGCTCACTTCAGTACAATACCCAAGGTGTACAATATATGCAACAACACTTGTgaggtattcaattccagaattcTGCAGTATAGATGCAAGCCTATTATCACAATGCTTGAAGAAATTAGAAGTTATATCATGAGAACCATGGCTGCCCACAAGGTTAAACTTTCTGGAAAACCTGGACCATTATGTCTAGTGCAGTATAAAAGACTAGAAAAAGAATTCCATTTTGCTAATCAATGGACTCCCATTTGGTGTGGTGATAACATGGGCCTGAGATATGAGGTCCACATGTGGGGGAATAAGGTTGAGGTCAATTTAGGTGAATGGACATGCACTTGTGGAGTATGGCAACTAACAGGTTGTGttctttatagtttttttttcattcttaaccTACATGTGTGCTGATTTTACAACTTTGATGTAGGGATGCCATGCCGACATGCCATTGCAACAATAACTCACAAAGGAGGGAAGCCTGAGGACATGTGTCATGAGTGGCTGTCAATAGAAGCTTATAATAAGACATACCAGCATTTTATTGAACCAGTCCAAGGACCACAATATTGGGCCCAGACACAGTATACACACCCTGTTCCACCACATAAAAGGGTCCAAAGAGGAAGgccaaagaaaaatagaaggagATCTGTAGATGAGGACAATGTCACAGGACATAAGCTAAAGAGGAAATTGGCTGAGTTTACATGTGGAAGGTGTGGCCAAACCAATCATAACATTAGAAGCTGTAAAAATATTGGAGTTCCTGTTAGGCCAAAGAAATATGTTGCACCATCAACTTCAAATGAGGATGACCACCTATTATCTCAAGA encodes the following:
- the LOC114371641 gene encoding uncharacterized protein LOC114371641, whose protein sequence is MLEEIRSYIMRTMAAHKVKLSGKPGPLCLVQYKRLEKEFHFANQWTPIWCGDNMGLRYEVHMWGNKVEVNLGEWTCTCGVWQLTGMPCRHAIATITHKGGKPEDMCHEWLSIEAYNKTYQHFIEPVQGPQYWAQTQYTHPVPPHKRVQRGRPKKNRRRSVDEDNVTGHKLKRKLAEFTCGRCGQTNHNIRSCKNIGVPVRPKKYVAPSTSNEDDHLLSQDEQALNEAEEAAAHVQQDPVEINLSQPHLSQDSDMELMVPATIVPPIARNKLTITRAKQRKVADKDDAEN